In Serratia marcescens subsp. marcescens ATCC 13880, a single genomic region encodes these proteins:
- a CDS encoding Zn-dependent oxidoreductase, whose protein sequence is MRSVVIEQPGRLAIQTRALPQPAAGEVRVKVKFAGICGSDVHIYHGHNPFARYPRVIGHEFFGLIDALGEGVDPARLGERVSVDPVVSCGHCYPCSVGRPNVCTSLQVIGVHCDGGFSDYACVPARNAHPVPPAISDRHAAMIEPFSIAANITAHLQPRPDDIALIYGAGPMGLTVIQTLKGVYGVKQVWVVDRIAERLDMARANGADETFNNAEAALPQALQQRGVQPTLIVDAACHPAILPEAIALASPAARIGIMGFSGDACTLTQQSITSKELSIFSSRLNSARFPQVIAWMADGKLDPQRLLTHCVPADDVERAMQMFERDQRTCCKVLLQFE, encoded by the coding sequence ATGCGCAGCGTCGTGATCGAACAGCCCGGGCGCCTGGCGATCCAGACGCGCGCGCTGCCGCAACCGGCGGCCGGCGAAGTGCGGGTCAAGGTGAAATTCGCCGGCATCTGCGGCTCCGACGTCCATATCTATCACGGCCATAACCCGTTCGCCCGCTACCCGCGGGTGATCGGCCACGAGTTCTTCGGCCTGATCGATGCGCTGGGCGAAGGCGTCGATCCGGCGCGCCTCGGCGAACGCGTCTCGGTAGACCCGGTGGTGAGCTGCGGCCACTGCTATCCCTGTTCGGTCGGCCGCCCCAACGTCTGCACCTCGCTGCAGGTGATCGGCGTGCACTGCGACGGCGGCTTCAGCGACTACGCCTGCGTACCGGCGCGCAATGCCCACCCGGTTCCGCCGGCCATCAGCGATCGCCACGCCGCGATGATCGAACCCTTCAGCATCGCCGCCAACATTACCGCCCATCTGCAACCGCGCCCCGACGACATCGCGCTGATCTACGGCGCCGGGCCGATGGGGCTCACGGTGATCCAGACGCTGAAAGGGGTGTATGGCGTCAAGCAGGTATGGGTCGTCGATCGCATCGCCGAGCGGCTGGACATGGCGCGCGCCAACGGCGCCGACGAAACATTCAACAACGCCGAGGCCGCATTGCCGCAGGCGCTGCAGCAGCGCGGCGTTCAGCCGACGCTGATCGTCGATGCCGCTTGCCACCCCGCCATTTTACCGGAAGCGATCGCGCTGGCTTCGCCGGCGGCGCGCATCGGCATCATGGGCTTTTCCGGCGACGCCTGCACCCTGACCCAGCAGAGCATCACCAGCAAGGAGCTGTCGATCTTCTCTTCGCGCCTGAACAGCGCGCGCTTCCCGCAGGTGATCGCCTGGATGGCGGACGGCAAGCTGGACCCGCAGCGGCTGCTCACCCACTGCGTGCCCGCCGACGACGTCGAACGGGCGATGCAGATGTTCGAGCGGGATCAGCGCACCTGCTGCAAGGTGCTGCTGCAGTTCGAGTAA